The Flavobacteriaceae bacterium 3519-10 genome includes a window with the following:
- a CDS encoding Regulatory protein, MarR, with translation MYIFENKILQIMKTTTTDKVDNIDLILKSTWLSVSKMYSDLAQDHDATAVQALTLLKIDPKEGTRSTNLGPKMAIEPTSLTRIIKLLEDNGYIYKEKTANDKREVIIKLTDKGLNSRNLSKEVVVNFNKKVTEKISGEKLEVFKEVMADILKIANELNNKK, from the coding sequence TTGTATATATTTGAGAATAAGATTTTACAAATTATGAAAACCACTACAACAGACAAAGTCGATAATATAGATTTAATCCTCAAATCTACCTGGCTGTCTGTTTCAAAGATGTATTCAGACCTAGCTCAGGACCATGATGCGACAGCGGTACAGGCGCTCACACTGCTTAAAATTGACCCCAAAGAAGGCACAAGAAGCACAAATCTGGGTCCTAAAATGGCGATTGAGCCCACATCTTTGACGCGGATAATCAAACTTCTTGAAGATAACGGATATATCTATAAAGAAAAGACAGCCAACGATAAGCGCGAAGTGATCATAAAGCTCACCGATAAAGGGTTGAACAGCAGAAATCTTTCAAAAGAAGTGGTTGTAAACTTCAATAAAAAGGTCACCGAAAAAATTTCCGGCGAAAAACTGGAGGTTTTCAAAGAAGTAATGGCCGATATACTGAAAATAGCCAACGAACTTAATAACAAGAAATGA
- a CDS encoding ABC transporter related has translation MFLELKNLTVGFKTPLINDVSTALRLGEICLLIGNNGVGKTTLIKTLLNQNPALQGEVLLETKNVRTLSNKEIAEHVAVVFSKSQIPANYTLTDLISLGKYIHYPYYFELSETDKKHVSQIIKDLDLEQFEHYPLTKLSDGNLQKAFIGRALAQNSPFIILDEPTTHLDEKNKIIILKLLRNLAKKHHKLILFSSHDWRLAKEFADKIWLINDGKLEDGITEEILLKHDDLLNPQLFNFSEGFVAPRIIAPTLEKEMLYSFLQKNCEKDISMLTFVFSESFWEVKSADSHYKFSSVGEMTELLANPD, from the coding sequence ATGTTTTTAGAACTAAAGAATTTAACGGTTGGCTTTAAAACACCACTTATAAACGACGTCAGCACCGCTTTGCGTTTAGGAGAAATATGCCTGCTGATCGGCAACAACGGTGTGGGGAAAACAACTTTAATCAAAACGCTGCTCAACCAGAATCCGGCGTTGCAAGGTGAAGTTCTGCTGGAAACAAAAAACGTCAGAACACTTTCAAACAAAGAAATTGCGGAGCATGTAGCGGTTGTGTTTTCAAAATCTCAAATTCCGGCAAACTATACACTCACGGATTTAATTTCACTGGGAAAATACATTCATTATCCCTATTATTTTGAGTTAAGCGAAACCGATAAAAAACATGTTTCGCAGATTATTAAAGACCTCGATCTCGAGCAGTTTGAACATTATCCGTTGACTAAACTCTCAGACGGAAATCTCCAGAAAGCTTTTATTGGCCGTGCGCTTGCGCAGAATTCACCTTTTATAATCCTGGATGAACCCACCACTCATCTCGACGAAAAAAACAAGATTATCATTCTTAAACTACTTCGTAATCTTGCAAAAAAACATCACAAACTGATCCTGTTTTCATCCCATGACTGGCGACTTGCCAAAGAATTCGCCGATAAAATCTGGCTGATAAATGATGGGAAACTTGAAGATGGAATCACCGAAGAGATTTTGCTGAAACACGATGACCTGCTGAATCCACAGCTCTTCAATTTTTCAGAAGGGTTTGTGGCGCCACGCATCATTGCGCCCACTTTAGAAAAAGAAATGCTGTACTCTTTTCTGCAAAAAAACTGCGAAAAAGACATTTCTATGCTCACGTTTGTATTTTCAGAAAGTTTTTGGGAGGTTAAGTCAGCAGATTCGCACTACAAATTCAGTTCAGTTGGAGAAATGACAGAATTACTCGCTAATCCCGATTAA